The Paenibacillus macerans genome includes a window with the following:
- a CDS encoding FAD:protein FMN transferase encodes MHKFRAMNALFFTAGLPQLFRRSAMNWFIYVENKLTRFRPDSELSALNRCGGRPFAASPLLFDVISEADLHYQKTEGLFNPYLGAALCELGYSRSFETLTEPSKTVTAIRNIAGIGPRPAGLNRETRRITLEPGISVDLGGFAKGWSAHHFALKLQKEGISPGAIGAGGDIALWGTPREGWHIGIANLWQEERDLLKLHLHGTLGIATSSPMKRRWTDTDGKILHHILDPRRGTSADSGLAQVTVVAPNLPEAEVCAKCILILGAAARAQWLRGHYPWSAMIGVKHDRSIVVSGMLEQYNAAKGGIPYELIS; translated from the coding sequence ATGCACAAATTTCGCGCGATGAACGCTCTCTTTTTCACGGCCGGTCTCCCTCAACTTTTCCGGCGCAGTGCCATGAACTGGTTTATTTATGTGGAAAACAAACTTACCCGGTTTCGGCCCGACAGCGAGCTTTCGGCATTAAACCGGTGCGGCGGGCGGCCTTTTGCGGCTTCTCCTCTGTTATTCGACGTCATATCCGAAGCGGATCTGCATTATCAAAAAACGGAAGGCTTATTTAACCCTTACCTTGGCGCGGCGCTTTGCGAACTAGGGTATTCCCGTTCCTTTGAAACCTTGACGGAGCCAAGCAAAACCGTTACAGCGATCCGCAACATCGCTGGGATCGGCCCGCGTCCGGCCGGCTTGAACCGGGAAACGCGGCGGATTACGCTGGAACCGGGGATTTCCGTCGACCTTGGCGGTTTCGCCAAAGGATGGAGTGCACACCACTTCGCTTTGAAGCTGCAAAAGGAGGGAATTTCTCCGGGAGCGATCGGCGCCGGCGGAGACATTGCGCTCTGGGGCACGCCCCGTGAAGGATGGCATATCGGAATCGCCAATCTGTGGCAAGAGGAGCGGGATTTGCTGAAATTGCATCTGCACGGGACGCTGGGGATCGCGACAAGCAGTCCGATGAAGCGGCGATGGACGGATACGGACGGAAAAATCCTTCATCATATCCTCGACCCGCGCCGCGGCACCTCTGCCGACTCGGGTCTGGCGCAAGTCACGGTGGTGGCGCCGAATTTGCCCGAAGCGGAGGTTTGCGCGAAATGCATCCTTATTTTGGGCGCCGCAGCGAGAGCACAGTGGCTTCGCGGCCATTATCCTTGGAGCGCCATGATCGGCGTTAAGCACGACCGGTCCATCGTCGTCAGCGGAATGCTGGAACAATACAACGCCGCAAAAGGAGGCATCCCCTATGAGCTCATTTCTTGA
- a CDS encoding ferric reductase-like transmembrane domain-containing protein, whose product MSSFLDAFNVWSTTRAAGLICYLLLFVSTAAGLMMGLKLAKGRTTSLLLAVHESSGWSGFLFGRIHGGVLLFDKYVGYSLTGLLVPFTATTHPIVTGLGTIAFYIALLLILTSDGIKRIGKKAWRTIHFLAFPGFFLALVHGLFIGTDSQYLWAKLIYLSTAAIVIGLTAARLILTFRKRGETIPTMIPQATEHR is encoded by the coding sequence ATGAGCTCATTTCTTGACGCTTTTAATGTATGGTCAACGACGCGCGCCGCAGGTTTAATCTGTTATCTTCTGCTGTTTGTATCAACAGCAGCCGGGCTGATGATGGGTCTCAAGCTGGCAAAAGGACGAACGACATCCCTCTTGCTGGCAGTACATGAATCCAGCGGCTGGTCTGGCTTTTTGTTCGGGCGGATCCATGGCGGAGTACTGCTGTTCGACAAATACGTCGGCTACTCGCTCACCGGTCTGCTGGTGCCGTTTACCGCGACTACACATCCCATCGTTACCGGGCTGGGAACGATCGCTTTTTATATCGCCCTGTTACTAATTCTAACTTCCGATGGAATCAAAAGGATCGGCAAAAAAGCATGGCGGACCATTCATTTTCTGGCTTTTCCCGGTTTTTTCCTTGCCTTGGTGCATGGTCTGTTCATCGGGACGGACTCGCAGTACCTTTGGGCAAAGCTGATTTATCTCAGCACAGCGGCAATCGTCATCGGGCTTACTGCGGCCCGGCTGATTCTGACTTTTCGCAAAAGAGGGGAAACCATTCCCACCATGATTCCGCAGGCAACCGAGCATCGTTAG
- a CDS encoding nitroreductase family protein: MTSAVQADFFTVMRERHAVKHFDPAHKLSKSEITFLLEMAGSAPSAWNLQPWRFLVIADQRLQEKLLPVAYGQRQVVEASAVIAVLGDLEAHRDADMILSRDVAAGLMPEEIKANLCGQIEAAYLNNPQVPRDEAIRNASLAAMQLMLTAKAIGYDTCPMGGYDPAALIEAFDIPSRYIPVMLVAVGKAAQPARPSTRLSAEQTVVWNGF, encoded by the coding sequence ATGACATCCGCGGTACAAGCCGACTTTTTTACCGTGATGCGGGAACGCCATGCGGTCAAGCACTTTGATCCTGCACATAAGCTGAGCAAAAGCGAAATTACCTTTCTACTTGAAATGGCGGGAAGCGCCCCGTCGGCCTGGAATCTTCAGCCCTGGAGATTTCTTGTGATCGCCGATCAAAGGCTTCAGGAGAAACTGCTCCCCGTCGCATACGGTCAGCGCCAGGTGGTGGAAGCTTCCGCCGTGATTGCCGTCCTGGGGGACCTTGAGGCACACCGGGACGCTGATATGATTTTGAGCCGCGACGTGGCTGCCGGGTTAATGCCGGAAGAAATCAAGGCAAACCTATGCGGTCAAATCGAAGCGGCCTATTTGAACAACCCGCAAGTTCCCCGGGATGAAGCAATCCGCAATGCTTCCCTTGCCGCCATGCAGTTGATGCTCACCGCCAAAGCGATCGGGTATGACACTTGCCCGATGGGCGGTTACGACCCTGCCGCATTGATCGAGGCGTTTGACATACCGTCACGTTATATTCCCGTGATGCTCGTTGCCGTCGGGAAAGCGGCCCAGCCCGCCCGGCCTTCCACCCGTTTGTCCGCCGAACAGACCGTCGTTTGGAACGGCTTCTGA
- a CDS encoding SRPBCC family protein — MVSSVFKKGIKKATGRSWEDWVTALAGTINPGWSDDRIQKEIQQQHQVSEEWSEWIATMYAPLMGRVPVGTTKDSGVQIGVRRTFAASKEGVWEFLTTPAGLPLWIGDVPSFKFEVGYEFASKEGVSGKITVVKPYHKLRLTWKRPEWEQFSRLQIYVLSTNTGKTTVSIHQEMLEDVFIRELMKRHWEDMLAELKWRLEDAL; from the coding sequence ATGGTAAGCTCTGTTTTCAAGAAAGGAATCAAAAAGGCCACGGGAAGATCATGGGAGGATTGGGTCACAGCGCTGGCAGGTACGATTAATCCGGGCTGGTCAGACGACCGAATACAAAAGGAAATTCAGCAGCAGCATCAAGTGTCGGAAGAGTGGAGCGAATGGATCGCCACGATGTACGCTCCGTTAATGGGACGAGTCCCTGTCGGGACAACCAAAGATTCGGGTGTGCAGATCGGGGTCAGAAGGACGTTTGCCGCTTCGAAGGAAGGGGTTTGGGAGTTTCTCACGACACCCGCAGGGTTGCCGTTATGGATCGGGGATGTCCCGTCGTTCAAATTTGAGGTAGGGTATGAATTTGCGTCAAAGGAAGGCGTCTCCGGCAAAATAACGGTGGTCAAGCCTTACCATAAGCTGCGTTTGACCTGGAAACGACCGGAATGGGAGCAGTTTTCCCGCTTGCAGATCTACGTGTTGTCGACGAATACCGGCAAAACGACCGTTTCGATCCACCAGGAAATGCTGGAGGATGTTTTTATCCGAGAGCTGATGAAACGCCACTGGGAAGACATGCTTGCTGAGCTCAAATGGCGGTTGGAGGATGCTCTTTAG